A window from Camelus dromedarius isolate mCamDro1 chromosome 9, mCamDro1.pat, whole genome shotgun sequence encodes these proteins:
- the LOC105096728 gene encoding LOW QUALITY PROTEIN: beclin-1-like (The sequence of the model RefSeq protein was modified relative to this genomic sequence to represent the inferred CDS: substituted 2 bases at 2 genomic stop codons), which translates to MEVGSKVPGSTAQASFVCQRCSQPPKVDCVTTQEPTAPLLAPAQVKPGETQREEASSGKDLFVESRQDDVSQGFIPLARMMSAESADLFTLSGGTXCPTMENNSXRQKVTRLLDILWGQRMWIAALCRRHRFSLRPADTQPSIAENECRSCRCFLEILEQMNEDDSDQLQMELQELAWEEERLIQELEEKNLEAVAESREDVEAKAERLDPEETWCWGIQ; encoded by the coding sequence atggaggtggggtcAAAGGTGCCCGGCAGCACCGCACAGGCCAGCTTCGTGTGCCAGCGCTGCAGCCAGCCCCCAAAAGTAGACTGTGTCACCACCCAGGAGCCCACAGCTCCATTACTTGCCCCAGCCCAGGTGAAACCAGGAGAGACCCAGAGGGAGGAGGCTAGCTCAGGAAAGGACCTGTTTGTTGAATCCCGCCAGGACGATGTCTCTCAGGGATTCATCCCCCTGGCCAGGATGATGTCTGCGGAAAGTGCTGACCTCTTCACCCTATCGGGAGGCACCTGATGCCCCACCATGGAGAACAATAGCTGAAGACAGAAGGTCACCAGACTTCTTGACATCCTGTGGGGCCAGAGGATGTGGATCGCTGCTCTGTGCAGAAGGCACAGATTCTCTCTCAGGCCAGCTGATACTCAGCCTAGCATCGCTGAAAACGAGTGTCGGAGCTGCAGATGCTTCTTGGAGATCTTAGAGCAAATGAATGAGGATGACAGTGACCAGCTCCAGATGGAGCTACAGGAgctggcctgggaggaggagaggctgatTCAGGAGCTGGAAGAAAAGAACCTCGAGGCAGTGGCTGAAAGTCGTGAGGATGTCGAGGCCAAGGCTGAGAGACTGGATCCGGAGGAAACTTGGTGTTGGGGAATACAGTGA